gggagggtgTCAAGCTCCAGTGGGCATCACAGAGAAGGGGGGAAAGCCATCAAACAAAgccacccacagccccccaaaCCCAGTCTCAGCATCCACTAATCAGCCCAAGTTTCTGAGCTcgctccctgcagctgccccttGCCATTGCTCACTTGGGAAGCAGTGTGGGACTGGGAGGAGGATGGTGGGAGCCCTGTGCCCAGGGGGTCCTGCATCCCTCCTTGTCCCCACATCCCTTCCTGGACCCCATACCTCATGGCCTCATCGCCCCTCAATTCTTCCTGTGTTCTTCCATAGACCCTGTAACCCCCCACATCTCCCTGAGCCCCCATGTCCTTCTacatccccaactccctgtgcCCCCACCCTCCTGTGCTTCTCTGGCCCCTCAATGTGTCCCCGTGCCTCCCTACATCCTACATGTCTCTCTGTATCCCCATATCCCTCATGGGACACCCCCCACATCTCTCCAcatctcccagtgcccctccatGTCGCCCTGATCCTCCTGTCCCCATGACTGTCCCCGATCCCGTGACTCTCCCCTGTCTATGACTCCCATATCCCCCTACCTGCACCCCGTGCCCCTCTCCTCACCCAGCATGCCCTTGTTGGAGTCGGAGAGGCACATGTCCTTCTCGGCGCTGGGCAGGACAAAGCCCACCACGAAGACCTCGACGCCGTCAGCCATGAGGGCCAGGCCCAGGACAAAGTAGAGGGTCCACTGGAAGCGGCCGTGGCCACACTCCTGCAGGATGAGCTCGTACTGCTGCGCCAGctcctccctgtccttcctccGCTGCCCCTCGCTGTCGTCAAAGGTGCCGGCGGCCGCCGCGGCCCCCAGGCGCTCCCCCCCCTTCAGTGACTCCTGCCGGGGGATCCCTTGGTACTCGCCCTCGTAGATCTCATCCTCCTCGTCGTGGCCCTCAGTGGCATCGCTGGACACCCCCTCCTCCTCGTTGGCCCCCTCGCCCCCCCGGTAGTAGCCATCCTGGGGCGCGTAGTcttcgtcgtcctcctcctcctcgaaGCGGGAGTAGGAGCGCCGGGTGTACTCGTCCTGCACTCGGTCCATGCCCCGGCTCACCTTCTTGGCCGCGTGCTTCTTCACCTCCTTGGCGATGTCCTTGGCGCCGCGGATGAACGCGGTCCGGTCCCGGAACGACTCGTCCATGGTGCCGGCGGGATGGGACGGGGCACCGGGGGTGGAGGGGGGAGGTTTCTGCGTCGGAGGCTGCGCCCTCAGGCCCGGGGTGCGGGTAGAGGGGTGACGGCGCTACCCATCCGTGGGAGGGGGTGTGGGAGGACCCTGGATGCCGGCCTGGACCTGGGAAGCCCGGAGACAACCAGGGCTGAGTTTCGATGGGAGTGGCCCTGCATCCCACCTTGCACTTTGTCTCTGTCTCAGATGGAAACAGGAGGATTTGGAGACCCCCCGGTGAAGTGGCAGGTGGGTCACCACGGGGCGcagagggggctggggacaggctgaGAGACACTGGCCCCTTCCCCTCACTTGGAGGACCGCAGCTCCCACAGttcactgggacccccccagcccccctggaTCCATCCCTTCTGCATTCATCCCAAAGgacagagggagctgggggggacaTCAGGGGCATGCCtgcccccgagtgtccccattccatcccgccaggactgcgagtcaccccaaaaaacaaggCCATCAGCAGGTCTGGACTGAAGCCCCCCATTTCCTTGGGCACCACAGGGGCGATGAAGGGATCAGCACCCAAGGGCATGGAGGTCCCCAagccctcccagcactgccagtgcGCCGGGTGGGTGGCTCAAGGTTTGGTCCCTCAGGGGATCCCTCGGGGGGGTCCCTTGAGTGACAGTGACCCACGTGTGCCAGGCCACGCTCACTGCGGGAGCTCCCAGGCGGGATTTACTGTGGGAGATGCCAGCGCCGGCAGATGCTGACCCAGCCCAGGGGGGCTGGGGATACCACAACTCCCCTGGGGTTCAGccctggggaaggagaggggcaTCCAGATACCTGGGGGTGGCATCTCCTTGTCCCCTCACATCAAGGCATCCCGCTCCCTcttccccagcccagcatccctgcacccactgcacagagcccagctcAGCTCGTGACAGGGATGgacctgcagcccccagcccgaTGCTGCTGCTCCACCCGCAGGGGCCGTCGTGACCCCCCCAAGCGCTATTTTTATCACCGGCGAGGCGGGAAGAAGCTGTGGGCAGAGGGACACAGCCGGTGATGTATCCCCCCCTGCCCAAGCAAGGGGACAGGGCACGCGGGGACGCTAAATTTAGCCCATTGGAAACCCTGGAAGGAGGGGGGCTGCGGCACAGCATGGGCCCCCATTCCTGAGTGGAGCCAGGCAGGTGATTTCACAGGATAAAATGGCAAATTCCCCCCATATCCTCCCCTCCGGCTGGGGGCAGACCCCAGTTCCCtccctgggggtcccatggGCCTGTGAGGCCCCTGGAAGGGGCCGATCCATGACCAAGGTCATTTTGCTCCAGCCAGGCTTGCAGCTCCCTTCAGAACCTCCCAATGTGGGGCCGGCATTCCACAGACCGGGAGGTATTGGGGGCCAGGAGAAGGaatgggggagcagggagaggctgggTGCACGGTGAGGAAGAGGATGGGCTGGGGAGCAAGGTCACTGCTGGCTCCATGACAGAGAGCTGTACAAACCAGGGAGCCTTGAGCGGCCAAGCTGatgccaggagccagcactggatgAGATCAGGGGTTTGATCCCACAAGAAATCCAGAAATCCCACGGACCACAGTCCCCGAAACGCAGGAGccaggggggtccccaaaaatgCCCGTCGGGGGGCTGAacatgctgctggccctgcagccccgTCGTGGCGTTGGACAGCCCTGGACAAGGTTATCAGGTATGGATCCGTCTCCTCCTGCCACGCATCCGAGCAGAGCCAGGGATCTATGCAACCACGCACCTCAAAACCCCCGGGGGTCCCACGCTGGGGGTCTGCGTGCTcccccccccgcagcccccagcCTCCCTGCGGAATGCCAGGAACATGGCGACAAGGGGGAAGAGTGGGAAATCGCTCGTGCCCAAGGTCACCCCCCAACACCCCTCTGCTACCCCTTCCCCAAAAGCCCCCGGttcccccctcccatccctgcgGCGAATTCCCGATCCCCTCCGGCTGCTCTGCGGCCACAGGACGGCGCGGGGGGATGacaggagcccccaaaaacgCACATCCAAAGGCAGAGCCTTTGGCTCCAGAGAAGGTTTTCCAGGACAAAATGGCCACAGCAAGTGGGATGGGGAAGCCGAACCCCGAATCCATCAGCGGCTCCGAGGATGCCGATTAACGCCGCGGGGAGGAGAGATGCGGGCTATAAACACGTTTTGTTCCCCCTTACCTGGCTCAGCCGTCGCCtcgctccagctccagctccagctccttcccggCGCCGGCGAGGGGGATGCTCCGGCGAGGAAGGATGCTCGGGAAGGGATACGGCGAGGAAAGAGGATGCTCCGGCAGCGACACGGCGCGACAGCAGCTCCCGAGTACCAGCGCTACCACCGCAGCCTCCGCCGCACACACGGAGCGCTGGGAGAGTCCATCGGCGCAGCCCCGGGAAGGGAGGGATCAACCACGGCACGCggcgggccgggggggctcggcgggggcggggggctcgCCCCACCGAGGGGGGGGGATGGAGCCCCCGGGATGCGCAAGGGGAGCTCCCGCGGGATCGGGGTTCCCGTGATGGAGCTGCGGGGATGGACCCGCTCCGGAGGCTGCGGATGGCGGGGAGCGGCCGCTGGGATGGGGGCATGAGCCGGCGGCCCCCCCGGATCCCTCGGCGAAGCTCAGCCCTCCCGCTCCCCCCCCAGCACGGCTGAGTCACGGCCTCCGCGGGGCTggactgggattttttgggatcaAATCATCCCTGCCTGGGCTGGCCAGACCCGGCCCCTAGGCTGCAACACGACACAAAAGGCCCCGATGAATTTTTTTAGGGGGCTTACGTCCGGGGAGGCACATCGCAAAATGGGGTGTCCAAACCAACCCCCATTTTCCCATGGATCGCTTCCCGAGGGTGGGAAACCGGGACCCGCGGTTCTCCAGCCCCGTAGCCCCAGGGCTATGGGGTGCTGGGTGCTCCTGGGACTGGCGGAGTTCGGAGTGGGGGGTCCCCActgtgagcagggctgggggtgctcgCAGAAGCAAGATCTTCCCTGAGCCCTCTTCACTGGCATTCCAATGTTCCCAGAGCCCCTTCATCCTGCATCCCAACATTCCCAGAGCCCCAACCTTCCCTGaaccccccctcctcctgcaTCCCCTGCAATGAGTTGACCCAGTCTCAGCTTCCAGGGTGTCAACCCCAGAGCCCCACAATCGGTCAGGACTCATTAAGATTAGCACTTCACCCCTCAGGCTAGAAAACAGGGATGGGGGACCAGTCTGCATGGGTggtgccagcacagggaaggattcAGAAACCCGGGAGTTGAGAAGAAATTGTGACATTCAttgttggaaaaaaacccaaaaggggGATGGAACTGCAGGAAAAGGCTGGCAGTCGAGGAGCATCCCCGAGaactgggcagcaccaggatccAGGCTGTGCCCTCCGGAGATGATGTGCTCGgtgagccccagccctgggggggagTGAGTGCCACATCCTCAGGCACCCGGTGACTCATGTGCCACTGTCCCCGCAGAGCTCCCATCCCCTGCTTCGGTCTGCTTGGCcccggggtttttttgtggatcATCAGAGGGAACAGGCTTGACAGCAGGACAGAGAATGGCTCCTCCTGTCCCGAGGGCCCCATTTGTATCTGCCAGGGCCTAAAACCCGAGGGGGTGGGATAGAGCTGAGGGGAATGGGATAAAAACAGGGGAATGATGAGATaaaggaagggggggggggggaatgggataaaatgggaggaaaagggagaaaatcaggGCTGACAATGGAATACAATCAGGGGGAAGATAGGATGTAACTGGGAATGACAGGATTAACACCAGGGATGATGGGATAAAACTGGGGGTGACAGCGGCCATGATGACTGTCCATGCAGGGAGATTGGCTGCCCTAGGTGGATCCTGGTGGCTTCCATGAGTGAGGAGCAGAGAAATGCTACCCTGGTGCTCCCTGGATCCAGATGGGAATCACCGGATTCTTCGGATACTGAAGATCTCTTAAGCCCCTTGGCTCTCAGCACCACAGGGAACCCCCATTCCCACACCACACATCCCACCCCTCTCCACCTAAATCCACTCTACCAGTCCACGTGGGATTCTCCCCACATTTCTGGAAACGAAGGATCAGGAGCTGGTTCCAACCTCGTCCCTCCCTCCCTAGCCCATCCATACCCTAGGAATTCCCACCTGGATGACAAGGCGAAGCGCAGCCTCGGCACAGAAGACACTGGGATGTAGAAGGGAGCAGCATATTCCCACCTCCATGTCCCCCCACAAACTCCCAGCTCTTGGAGGCTCtcgcactgcccaggggcaggaGAAGCCTCTTGGAGATTCCCCAGGGGAATGTTAGACTTTAGTTAAACCTTGGCACCAGAACATTCCAGAGTCAAACCTCAGCTCCCTGGATTTGGGCAGTGATGGCTCAAGAATGGGAATCCAGACGTTCCTATGGGGCAGCTGAAGAGAGCACACAGCTCTTCCAGGCTTACGATTGGAGCAGGGATCAGACCATGGATCAGCTCTGAAACTCCTCAGGCCCCGAATCCCTCCAGCCTGGTTCTTCCCAACGAcccagggagggaagagatCTCAGCTGGTGACAAACAGGCAGAGCCTCATCCCCAATCCGGGGACCCTCTTGGTTCCCAAATCCTTTATTTGCAAGTGGGTGGCCACTGCTTTCCATACAAAACCAACAAATCCAGCAAAAAGGAGCTTGGAAAAGCTTCCAGGGCAAGAGAAatgggaggaggcagggagaaTGAGGAAAAACACTATAAAAAGACATGGGGGGAAGAAATGGAGAGAGAAGGGAGGAGTAGGGGATGTCCCCCAGCCCTTGGCAGGAATGGGAATGTTGATACGAGGGGCTGTGGAAGGCTgaggagggagagcagagagtCCCCCACCTCTCAGGGCAGGGGTCCCCGCAGGGGCCCGCGGGGGGGGACTCCAGGGGGTCTCTGTGCTGGCCGAGGGGGCAGTGGGACCCTCTGATAGCCGtagggggggggccgggggggcccgtTGTAGCCGTGGGGCGGCATCAGCGGGGGAGGCCCACGCAGCCCATGGTGCGGCAGTGGGCCAGGATGACCtgtgggggacaggggggtcagCGCCAGGGGGAAAGGACAgagccccccaagccccctgGAGGGGCATGGCCCACTGGCCCCAACCCTCCTCCCAAACATCCCATGAGGTGCCCACCACACCCCCACCCAGGGGTGCCACATCCAGCAGGTGCCCCCAGCTTGGCCAAAACTCCCTCTGTGTGGGGGTCCCAGAAACGTCTCCCAGGACCCCTGTGGGCACAACAGGCCTCCAGAACCATCCCAAAGCCGTGGATATTCCAATGGGGGTTTGCAGGGTCCCCGTCACAATGAGAAAACTCCGCCAAGACCCCAGAACGGGGGGTGCCAGGTCCCCCACGTCTTGCCTCACGCCCGGCTGCACATCCCCTCCTCCCacccctggagcagagccccCCCAGAACAGATCCCACTCACCCATTGGAGATCCGAAGTGCGGCCCCCGGGGTGGGAGCCCCATGGGGGGGGGGCCAGGGTGGGGCATTCctggggggggccgggggggcggcTGCCCTCCGGAGCCTGGTGGTCCCGGGTGgtgctgccccatcccaggtggccCATGGTGCACCTGCATCGGTGGCATTCCTAGGGGGATGATGGAGTTAGGGGTGCCAGGAAGCAGGGAAACAGCTCCGGGCACCCCCAGGGACTGAAATTCCAGCTGGGTCTGGAATTCCAGCTGGGTCTGGAAAGCGTGGGTGCAGAGGGGCTTCTGCTGCCAAAAAGGGGCTTAAAGAGGAGGGAACGCAGAGCTTTTTGGCAAGAGGAAAGGGCTTGGATGCAAGTGTGTGGGAAAAGAGATGGGATAGTGACTGTGTACCGCCCGGGGACAGTGAGGAATCCCCATTCCTGGAGATTTTGGACAAGCTCCCAGAGTGATCCAGAGCTGGAAGCTGCCCTGCTCCAATTGGAGCAGCCAGGGTCTCCCCAAACCTCCTTTTTCCAAATTATCCCATTTtgtcccattaaaaaaaaaaccaaacaaaaaaaaaccccaaacaaatgattctttcctccccctgggaAGCTCCTGAGCCTGGTTTTTCCTGCCTGGGTGTAATTGGCTCTGCTCAGGCCCTGCAGCATCTGCTCCTGGCGTGGCCAGAGTAGGATCACACAAAGCTCCCTAATCAGGGTGGCTCTGGAGCCACAGGATCAAACAAATCCCAGAGAATCATTAAATTGCACATTTCACAAAGTTTTGTGCTTTTGAACCTGGAGCTGAGATGCAAACACAGCTCCTTCCCAGGACCACAGGGCCAAAATGTGgggaaatcagggaaaaaaacctggtttCATTGAATTAATAATGCCAAAATtagctcctgccttccttctctGCATCACTGCCTTCGCAcgtgccttccttccttcccgcGTCCCTGCCTCCCTGCATCCTGCACCTTCCCACCCCAAGGCAACCAACACCTCTCCCTGCTCAGGTGCCTCCCAGACAGCAAGGACTTCCTGAATTCCCCAAATCCTTCAGCAATCACATCTCCCgccccactcccagccccattcccggccAGCTCCGTACCTGGGTGGTGCATCCCTCCCGGTGGGAAGGGGTGCGGGTGGGGAGGGTGTCCCCCAGCAGGGGCGGCTCCCGAGGGGGGTCCGGGGGCTCCAGCGCCTGGTGGCATCGGCGGGGGGGGCATGGCCGGGGGCATCCCAGGGGGCAGAGCTCCGGGCGGCGGCACCGGCGGCGGGAAGGAGCCAGGGGGAGGCAGGCCTGGAACACACAGCGAGAATGAGGGCgaggggaaaaaacatcccACCAGAAAAACACGGGAAAGGAGGTGGGAATTGGGAGGGGCAGTGTGGAAACGGGGCATAACAGCAGGATGCTGGGACAGCACCTCGGGCTCTGCCCCAGAGAGGTCTGTCACCCACCTGGGGGGGTGACCCCAGGCCCCAGCGCGGTGACCACGGGTGTGGGCACGGACGGGGGTGGGGGGGCGTCTGCAAAGAGCTGGTGGGGCCGGTCGGCCTGGGAGAGGGGGTTCTGAGCTGCCAGCAGTCGCTCGGCCGCTGAGCCATGCCGCTCGCCCTTGGAGTCCTTCTTGAAGGCATAGGACACGGTGATGGGGCGGTTGCACAGGTACTGCCCGTTCATGGCCTCAATGGCCGCGTCCGACGCATCGAAGCTGGCAAAGTTGATGAAGGCGTAGCCCTTGGAGTTGCCCGTGTCGGGGTCCCGCATGATCTTGGGGGTCTGCAGGATGACCCCAAAGGCGCTGAAGGTGTCGTAGAGCAGCTTCTCGTCGATCTCAGGGTCCAGGTTGCCAATGAAGATGTTGGCGCCCACGTCCAGGTTCTTGTTGTGAGCCGAGGCCTTGTTCACCCGGATGGGTTTCCCATAGAGCTTGATCATGTTCATGATCTTGATCGCGTAGTCGGCGTCCTCCTCGCTCAGGAACTCCACGAAGCCATaccctgggggaccccaaagggGCTCAGGGGGACGCCAATGCGGGTTCAGGGGAAAGGCAAGAGACCTCAAAGGGACTTcatgggggaccccaaaaggaCTTCAGGACAGAAAGAGACCCCCCCGCACCCCCTGACTTGATCTAAACCTCACCTGATTTAAAACCCAAGCTGACTGAAAACCCCATTTAATTATTGACTGAAACCCCCTCGATTTCATTTAAACCTCACTTAATACCTGATTCAATCCCCACTTAATTTAAACCCTGGGGCCCCGACACCTCCCGAGGGACGGAGGATGAAATCCCTCCCTTCCATACCCCGATcccacccccagctctgcccctcgTTGGGATGTGGGGGTCCCTCACCCTGGTGCTGGCCCGTGACCCGGTCCTTGGGCATGTGCGTGTTGACCACGGGCCCGGCCTGCAGGAAGAGCTCCCAGAGCAGGGGCTCGCTGACCTTCTCGTCCAGTCCCCCCACGTACACCGTAGCATCTGCGGGGAATCGAGGTCAGAGCCGGGACACGCGCGGGTAAcggggggctcagggctgaCACCACTCAAGTAAAGCCCCCCGAACCCGAAGCCCCCCCAGTCAGTCCTTAATCCAGGAGGCGGCCCCTCAGCCCTCCTTTTTCCTTCGGGAAACCAGAGCCCCCCCATGGCCCCAGAACGCCCCCGGCgctcccctccgtgtccccaggGAGCCCAAAGTCCCCTCCAGTGccttcccgtgtccccaggataCACCAAGgactccccattccccccagaaTCCTCCCCAGCACTCCCGCTGCCCCTAGTGTACCCAAGGTCGCCACAGAacccccgcggtgtccccgtcAGTGCCCACAACACTGCCCTTAgctccccgctgtccccggtgCCCCCAGACATTCCCCCGCCGCTCCCACCCTGGTTCCTCTCCGAAATCGGCCCCGCCGCCATCTTATCCCGCTCCCGTTCCGCGCGCGCGGCGCCGCACGCACGCAAGCACGCACGGCGCGTGTGACGTCAACACGCAAGCCTCGCATCCGTGGGATGACCGGAAGTGATGACACGGAGAAGGCgcggccgccatcttgggtgtgggcgggaggggcgggcaggggcagctgccCTTCTGTCGCGACATCGCCATCGCGGCCAGGAGCGCCCTCAGTGCGCGGGCTCCTCAGGGCCAGATGATCCCAGTGCCGGAGGTGCCAGTTCAGGACTCCCGcagcatccccatccccattccagtcccatcccatccccactgccatccccatcccatcccatccccattccagtcccatcccagctcctccaatccccatccctgagctcctCGAGCCTCATGGAGGCAGCATAAATTTAATGGAAAACCGTGACCACGCAGTGTCCGTCCAGCATCGGGGACACCTCGGGACCCGCCGCTCTGCCcttcctgggaccccccaggcACCCAGAGAagagccaggagcagctggaggcgcTGGGCTCTTCCAGAGTGATCCTGGCAGCGTCCCAAAGCTGGGGTGGGGTCAGGTGCGCTCTGGGGTCTCAGTGAGGTCTCCGCAGGTTCCAGGTGCGGAGccgctcctggagcagctccagctcctcagcCAGCCCGGCCAGGGATGGGGCCAAGCGCCCGCGCTGTCAAGAGACCACGTCCGGCATGGGAGGGGGacgtgggatggggacacaggaCACGGGACACGAGGATGGAACAGAGACACGGGGCACGGATGGGACAGGAACCCAGGGACAAGAGCATGGATAGGGTGGAGTGTTCATTGTTGGACAGGGACACAAGGATGGTTACACAGGACAGAACGTCCAGCACaagacagggacacacagggacagggtaGGATGGATGGACATGaggtccgtccatccatccatccatccatccatccatccatccatccatccatccatccctccatctccCCTGCTGGACACACAGATAAGGTTAGTTGGATGGACACAAACTGAGTCCAGCCTCAACCCCTGCCCaagcagcaggacaggctgggaccccccaaactgggaccccccaaaccaggACCCCCCAGGCCCCAGTCTttccccgtgcctcagtttccccagtaCCTGTTCCTGGGGCAGCCCCCTGAGGTAGCAGCGGTGCCAGAGCCGGATGCAGGGCCCGGCggtgcagggcaggagcagccccgggGGGGGGCAGCAGCCCCCCAAGAGCCCCCCCTGCATCCCCCAGCTCTCTGGGGGGGACACCCGGTGTGGGGGGTGCAAGGGGGGGCGGCTCcaccagggcagggggtgggggcACAAGGAGCCCTTAGCCAGCATCagcaccagcccagctcccccccACGGGCAGGGGTCtccaggctgggaaagggggaaaacagggattaggaaaaatggagggaaatCCAGGAGGGCTGAAGGATGAGAGGGAGTAGGGATTAGGGGGAAACAAAAAGGGGAGAAATCCGCTGTGAAGGGAAAACAGGGGAGGGAAAGTGGGGTGAAAAAACAGGCGTTAGGAATAAGAGGGGCTGAAAgaggaaatggggggaaacaCCAGGGATTAAGGAATAACGGGAGGGAAAAG
The nucleotide sequence above comes from Aphelocoma coerulescens isolate FSJ_1873_10779 chromosome 25, UR_Acoe_1.0, whole genome shotgun sequence. Encoded proteins:
- the SF3B4 gene encoding splicing factor 3B subunit 4, whose translation is MAAGPISERNQDATVYVGGLDEKVSEPLLWELFLQAGPVVNTHMPKDRVTGQHQGYGFVEFLSEEDADYAIKIMNMIKLYGKPIRVNKASAHNKNLDVGANIFIGNLDPEIDEKLLYDTFSAFGVILQTPKIMRDPDTGNSKGYAFINFASFDASDAAIEAMNGQYLCNRPITVSYAFKKDSKGERHGSAAERLLAAQNPLSQADRPHQLFADAPPPPSVPTPVVTALGPGVTPPGLPPPGSFPPPVPPPGALPPGMPPAMPPPPMPPGAGAPGPPSGAAPAGGHPPHPHPFPPGGMHHPGMPPMQVHHGPPGMGQHHPGPPGSGGQPPPRPPPGMPHPGPPPMGLPPRGPHFGSPMGHPGPLPHHGLRGPPPLMPPHGYNGPPRPPPYGYQRVPLPPRPAQRPPGVPPRGPLRGPLP